One genomic window of Solanum dulcamara chromosome 12, daSolDulc1.2, whole genome shotgun sequence includes the following:
- the LOC129877403 gene encoding E3 ubiquitin-protein ligase At4g11680-like isoform X1 → MDQELHRNLLSGNGGFEPRYFRGLSTPFSFSLTRLASCFNLQHRSYVDDDDDDGVSYCDYGYSRPIVFLDVIWNLAFVLVSCFVLLTTIGEKPSTPLRLWIGGYALQCLLHVGFIWVEFQRRSFDDFDAGNFDGVSSFSLFHSSVYLSSSIMKRLESVNTVISSIWWVFGFYWIVMGGQALLQDSPRLYWLSVVFLAFDVFFMIFCIAMGFVVFLALFCFFPFIATVAYAMRLGDGASENDIKTLPKYRYSQLNTSGNLINMKTGEDNLISQLNSSDSVRELALQPDDSECCICLYKYVDGAELCVLPCNHHFHNGCISKWLRINATCPLCKFNILKGDTLV, encoded by the exons ATGGACCAAGAATTGCACAGAAATTTACTTAGTGGAAATGGTGGGTTTGAACCAAGATACTTTAGAGGTTTAAGtacccctttttctttttctttaacaaGATTGGCTTCTTGTTTCAATCTTCAACATCGaagttatgttgatgatgatgatgatgatggggtttcttattgtgattatggGTATTCAAGACCCATTGTGTTTCTTGATGTGATATGGAATTTGGCATTTGTTTTGGTTTCTTGTTTTGTGCTATTGACTACTATTGGAGAAAAGCCTTCTACTCCATTGAGGCTTTGGATTGGTGGCTATGCACTTCAATGCCTCTTGCATGTGGGTTTTATTTGGGTTGAGTTTCAAAGAAggagttttgatgattttgatgCTGGGAATTTTGATGGGGTTTCTTCTTTTTCACTGTTTCACAGCAG CGTGTATCTTTCTAGCAGCATCATGAAGAGGCTGGAATCAGTCAATACTGTGATTTCATCAATCTGGTGGGTATTTGGCTTTTACTGGATTGTTATGGGTGGCCAAGCACTTCTGCAAGATTCACCTCGTCTTTACTG GTTATCAGTTGTTTTCCTAGCATTTGATGTGTTCTTTATGATCTTTTGCATTGCGATGGGATTTGTAGTCTTCCTCGCGCTCTTTTGTTTCTTTCCATTTATCGCAACAGTTGCATATGCCATGAGACTTGGAGATGGAGCATCTGAAAATGATATCAAGACTCTTCCCAAGTATAGATATAGTCAACTAAATACTTCAGGGAACCTTATAAATATGAAGACAGGAGAAGATAACTTAATATCACAGCTCAACAGTAGTGACTCTGTACGTGAGCTTGCTCTTCAACCAGATGATTCT GAGTGCTGCATCTGCCTCTATAAATATGTAGATGGGGCAGAGTTGTGTGTTCTTCCCTGCAATCATCATTTTCACAATGGATGCATTAGCAAATGGCTAAGGATCAATGCAACCTGCCCCCTCTGCAAATTCAATATTCTTAAGGGTGACACTCTTGTCTGA
- the LOC129877403 gene encoding E3 ubiquitin-protein ligase At4g11680-like isoform X2 → MDQELHRNLLSGNGGFEPRYFRGLSTPFSFSLTRLASCFNLQHRSYVDDDDDDGVSYCDYGYSRPIVFLDVIWNLAFVLVSCFVLLTTIGEKPSTPLRLWIGGYALQCLLHVGFIWVEFQRRSFDDFDAGNFDGVSSFSLFHSSIMKRLESVNTVISSIWWVFGFYWIVMGGQALLQDSPRLYWLSVVFLAFDVFFMIFCIAMGFVVFLALFCFFPFIATVAYAMRLGDGASENDIKTLPKYRYSQLNTSGNLINMKTGEDNLISQLNSSDSVRELALQPDDSECCICLYKYVDGAELCVLPCNHHFHNGCISKWLRINATCPLCKFNILKGDTLV, encoded by the exons ATGGACCAAGAATTGCACAGAAATTTACTTAGTGGAAATGGTGGGTTTGAACCAAGATACTTTAGAGGTTTAAGtacccctttttctttttctttaacaaGATTGGCTTCTTGTTTCAATCTTCAACATCGaagttatgttgatgatgatgatgatgatggggtttcttattgtgattatggGTATTCAAGACCCATTGTGTTTCTTGATGTGATATGGAATTTGGCATTTGTTTTGGTTTCTTGTTTTGTGCTATTGACTACTATTGGAGAAAAGCCTTCTACTCCATTGAGGCTTTGGATTGGTGGCTATGCACTTCAATGCCTCTTGCATGTGGGTTTTATTTGGGTTGAGTTTCAAAGAAggagttttgatgattttgatgCTGGGAATTTTGATGGGGTTTCTTCTTTTTCACTGTTTCACAGCAG CATCATGAAGAGGCTGGAATCAGTCAATACTGTGATTTCATCAATCTGGTGGGTATTTGGCTTTTACTGGATTGTTATGGGTGGCCAAGCACTTCTGCAAGATTCACCTCGTCTTTACTG GTTATCAGTTGTTTTCCTAGCATTTGATGTGTTCTTTATGATCTTTTGCATTGCGATGGGATTTGTAGTCTTCCTCGCGCTCTTTTGTTTCTTTCCATTTATCGCAACAGTTGCATATGCCATGAGACTTGGAGATGGAGCATCTGAAAATGATATCAAGACTCTTCCCAAGTATAGATATAGTCAACTAAATACTTCAGGGAACCTTATAAATATGAAGACAGGAGAAGATAACTTAATATCACAGCTCAACAGTAGTGACTCTGTACGTGAGCTTGCTCTTCAACCAGATGATTCT GAGTGCTGCATCTGCCTCTATAAATATGTAGATGGGGCAGAGTTGTGTGTTCTTCCCTGCAATCATCATTTTCACAATGGATGCATTAGCAAATGGCTAAGGATCAATGCAACCTGCCCCCTCTGCAAATTCAATATTCTTAAGGGTGACACTCTTGTCTGA
- the LOC129877403 gene encoding E3 ubiquitin-protein ligase At4g11680-like isoform X3 produces MDQELHRNLLSGNGGFEPRYFRGLSTPFSFSLTRLASCFNLQHRSYVDDDDDDGVSYCDYGYSRPIVFLDVIWNLAFVLVSCFVLLTTIGEKPSTPLRLWIGGYALQCLLHVGFIWVEFQRRSFDDFDAGNFDGVSSFSLFHSSVYLSSSIMKRLESVNTVISSIWWVFGFYWIVMGGQALLQDSPRLYWLSVVFLAFDVFFMIFCIAMGFVVFLALFCFFPFIATVAYAMRLGDGASENDIKTLPKYRYSQLNTSGNLINMKTGEDNLISQLNSSDSVRELALQPDDSSSYLLS; encoded by the exons ATGGACCAAGAATTGCACAGAAATTTACTTAGTGGAAATGGTGGGTTTGAACCAAGATACTTTAGAGGTTTAAGtacccctttttctttttctttaacaaGATTGGCTTCTTGTTTCAATCTTCAACATCGaagttatgttgatgatgatgatgatgatggggtttcttattgtgattatggGTATTCAAGACCCATTGTGTTTCTTGATGTGATATGGAATTTGGCATTTGTTTTGGTTTCTTGTTTTGTGCTATTGACTACTATTGGAGAAAAGCCTTCTACTCCATTGAGGCTTTGGATTGGTGGCTATGCACTTCAATGCCTCTTGCATGTGGGTTTTATTTGGGTTGAGTTTCAAAGAAggagttttgatgattttgatgCTGGGAATTTTGATGGGGTTTCTTCTTTTTCACTGTTTCACAGCAG CGTGTATCTTTCTAGCAGCATCATGAAGAGGCTGGAATCAGTCAATACTGTGATTTCATCAATCTGGTGGGTATTTGGCTTTTACTGGATTGTTATGGGTGGCCAAGCACTTCTGCAAGATTCACCTCGTCTTTACTG GTTATCAGTTGTTTTCCTAGCATTTGATGTGTTCTTTATGATCTTTTGCATTGCGATGGGATTTGTAGTCTTCCTCGCGCTCTTTTGTTTCTTTCCATTTATCGCAACAGTTGCATATGCCATGAGACTTGGAGATGGAGCATCTGAAAATGATATCAAGACTCTTCCCAAGTATAGATATAGTCAACTAAATACTTCAGGGAACCTTATAAATATGAAGACAGGAGAAGATAACTTAATATCACAGCTCAACAGTAGTGACTCTGTACGTGAGCTTGCTCTTCAACCAGATGATTCT TCCTCCTACTTATTGAGCTGA
- the LOC129877601 gene encoding 50S ribosomal protein 5 alpha, chloroplastic-like: MALLIFTTTTPSVLLSSHSSQASAFPASLSSRFCNNHITLTPKSYAIGNIRAPFIFKRRDALIAQAAADVDSVGSDNPEPSPEKNEESVPVENLPLESKLQQKLEQKMKMKLAKKIRLRRKRLVRKRHLRKKGRWPPSKMKKNKNV, from the exons ATGGCTCTCCTTATCTTCACTACAACAACTCCCTCTGTTCTTCTCTCCTCTCACTCTTCACAAGCTTCTGCATTCCCTGCTTCTCTAT CCTCCAGGTTCTGCAACAATCATATTACTCTGACACCTAAGTCTTATGCCATTGGTAATATTCGAGCACCTTTTATCTTCAAAAGGAGAGATGCATTGATTGCTCAGGCTGCTGCAGACGTTGATAGTGTTGGTTCTGATAACCCTGAGCCTTCACCAGAAAAAAATGAGGAAAGTGTGCCTGTTGAGAATCTCCCCCTGGAGTCTAAGCTTCAGCAAAAGCTTGAACAGAAGATGAAAATGAAGTTGGCAAAGAAGATTAGACTACGAAGGAAGAGACTTGTTAGGAAGCGCCACCTAAGGAAGAAAGGGAGATGGCCACCttcaaagatgaagaagaataagaatgtCTAG